The Sphingorhabdus sp. Alg231-15 genome has a segment encoding these proteins:
- the gorA gene encoding glutathione-disulfide reductase, with the protein MSEYDYDLFVIGAGSGGTRAARVSASYGAKVAVAEEYRVGGTCVIRGCVPKKMLVYGSHFSEDLEDGKNFGWTWENAKFDWTKLRDHILSDVDRLNSAYTQTLNNHDVEIILERAEIVGPHEVKLASGKTVTAKYILVAVGAWPDVAEFPGSEHMLTSNEMFHLEKLPETVIISGGGYIANEFAGIFNGLGSEVFVVNRSDVILRGYDESLRDRLLQIAMTKGINYKFNCTFDKIEKREDGALDVYMDGKPAMRADVVLAATGRRPKIDGLGLENAGVETNEKGAIKVDEYSRTNVESIYAVGDVTDRVQLTPVAIREGQAFAETVFNDTPKTVDYSCIPSAVFSQPPIASVGLTEGEARTQYGNVKVYSSDFRAMRNAFADRPERSLYKMIVEATSEKILGLHMIGPDAPEILQAAAVAVKAGLTKQAFDDTVALHPSMSEELVLLK; encoded by the coding sequence ATGTCCGAATATGATTATGACCTGTTTGTTATTGGCGCGGGATCAGGCGGAACCCGAGCAGCGCGAGTATCAGCTTCTTACGGCGCAAAGGTTGCTGTAGCTGAAGAATATAGGGTAGGCGGTACCTGCGTCATTCGTGGCTGTGTTCCGAAAAAAATGCTGGTTTATGGCTCCCATTTTTCGGAAGATCTGGAAGATGGTAAAAACTTTGGCTGGACCTGGGAAAATGCCAAGTTCGACTGGACAAAATTACGCGATCATATTCTTTCAGATGTTGATCGCCTGAACTCGGCCTACACCCAAACGCTGAACAACCATGATGTCGAAATTATTCTGGAACGTGCCGAGATTGTCGGCCCGCATGAGGTGAAGCTTGCAAGCGGCAAGACCGTGACCGCGAAATACATATTGGTCGCAGTGGGTGCATGGCCTGATGTCGCAGAGTTTCCAGGCAGCGAGCATATGCTGACATCCAATGAAATGTTCCACCTGGAGAAACTGCCTGAGACCGTGATCATCTCGGGCGGTGGCTATATCGCCAATGAGTTTGCCGGAATATTCAACGGACTGGGTAGTGAAGTTTTCGTCGTGAACCGCTCCGATGTCATTTTGCGCGGTTATGACGAAAGTTTGCGCGACCGGTTACTGCAGATTGCGATGACCAAAGGCATAAATTACAAGTTTAACTGCACGTTTGACAAGATCGAGAAGCGGGAAGACGGCGCGCTTGATGTCTATATGGATGGCAAGCCAGCCATGCGCGCTGATGTCGTATTGGCGGCTACCGGTCGTCGGCCCAAAATCGACGGACTGGGTCTCGAAAATGCCGGCGTAGAAACCAACGAAAAAGGTGCAATTAAAGTCGATGAGTATAGCCGCACGAATGTTGAAAGCATCTACGCTGTCGGTGACGTAACTGATCGCGTCCAGTTAACACCGGTCGCCATTCGCGAAGGACAGGCTTTCGCTGAAACTGTGTTTAACGATACGCCCAAGACCGTCGATTATAGCTGCATTCCATCTGCGGTATTTTCTCAACCGCCAATTGCTTCCGTCGGTCTGACCGAGGGCGAAGCCCGTACCCAATATGGCAATGTCAAAGTCTATTCTTCTGACTTCCGGGCGATGCGTAATGCCTTCGCCGACCGGCCAGAACGCAGCCTTTATAAAATGATTGTTGAGGCGACGAGCGAGAAAATTCTTGGTTTGCACATGATCGGTCCCGATGCGCCGGAAATTCTTCAGGCGGCGGCAGTCGCGGTCAAAGCGGGCTTAACCAAGCAGGCCTTCGATGACACGGTTGCCTTGCATCCGAGTATGTCGGAGGAACTGGTATTGTTGAAATAG